A genome region from Meriones unguiculatus strain TT.TT164.6M chromosome 2, Bangor_MerUng_6.1, whole genome shotgun sequence includes the following:
- the Bbs10 gene encoding Bardet-Biedl syndrome 10 protein isoform X1: MASPGSVTAALRVVEALETIANRCVGPEGGQVLCTKPTGEVLLSRDGGRLLEALLLEHPLARMIVACVSSHLKKTGDGAKTFIIFLGHLLRGLHTVKEKETYSFTSENIQTHERHWKNCCQWKSISQALLTFQTQILDRIVDQYLSRHYLSVFSSSAKGRTLCRRSVELLLEAYLCGRVGRNNHRFISQLMCDYIFKCMACESGAEVFELVDNCFEELNVGVSGLPVSDSRIVGGLVLSRDFSVYCPADGDIRMVMITEILQPLFSSSRSEFILNSEAQFQASQCWIMERTKTVMKHLRSQNIKLLLSSVKQPDLVIYCARLNSISVVECLSPEEVSLVQRITGLSPCVLPQVTSQGEISDTTLVKFCKPFILRSKRYVHLGLISTCAFIPHCMILCGPVLGLVHQHESAFRGAFKMLRQLFTDLDLNYITQTKEQCDSSPLPYNNCRESNELPELGKWPDTIAKNENKLEKTHTYLEVYSNLVAADTELSTHTPWSAHKETLKDTSQTDEILKCLSPEKGLIVEDHELFIQGNSSGNPTAENTRTEVSLEDLHVTDNPRKGCVSSMIHKSLETCASQGYCSSAVPAGCVLPVGGHFEILMHYYLLSYAKQCRESGETMVSMLIASALLGIPKILHKPKKGKDSFPYIYTRSLHVLQTNQPMVSGQSGLESVAGKYQLLTSVLQCLIKILSIDLIINIKRQPPKVDDQDSEDEL, encoded by the exons ATGGCGTCGCCGGGGTCGGTGACCGCGGCGCTGCGGGTGGTTGAAGCATTAGAAACCATCGCGAACCGCTGCGTGGGTCCCGAGGGCGGCCAAGTGTTGTGTACGAAGCCCACCGGCGAGGTGCTGCTCAGCCGGGATGGAGGCCGCCTCCTGGAGGCGCTGCTCTTGGAGCATCCCTTAGCCAG GATGATAGTGGCATGTGTTTCCAGTCACCTTAAAAAAACAGGAGATGGTgctaaaacatttattatttttcttggcCATTTACTCAGAGGACTTCATAcagtgaaggaaaaagaaacatattCATTCACTTCTGAAAATATTCAGACCCATGAAAGGCACTGGAAAAACTGCTGTCAGTGGAAAAGTATTTCCCAGGCGCTGCTAACATTTCAGACACAAATACTAGATCGTATTGTGGACCAGTATTTAAGCAGGCACTATTTGTCTGTCTTTTCTTCGTCTGCTAAAGGACGAACGCTGTGCAGGCGCTCTGTAGAGCTACTCCTGGAAGCTTACTTgtgtggaagagtggggagaaACAACCACAGATTCATCTCACAGTTGATGTGTGACTACATTTTCAAGTGTATGGCTTGTGAAAGTGGGGCTGAAGTATTTGAGTTGGTGGACAACTGTTTTGAAGAGTTGAATGTTGGTGTGTCAGGCCTTCCTGTTTCAGATTCTAGAATTGTGGGTGGCCTTGTGCTTTCCCGAGACTTTTCTGTGTATTGCCCAGCAGATGGAGACATAAGGATGGTGATGATAACAGaaatcctccagcctctgttttCATCATCCAGATCAGAATTTATTCTAAATTCAGAAGCGCAGTTTCAGGCATCTCAGTGTTGGATCATGGAAAGGACAAAAACAGTAATGAAACACTTGCGAAGTCAAAATATAAAACTGCTCCTGTCCAGTGTGAAGCAGCCAGACCTAGTTATTTATTGTGCAAGACTGAATAGCATATCAGTGGTGGAGTGTTTATCACCTGAAGAAGTTTCTCTTGTCCAGAGGATCACTGGtctttctccttgtgtcctaCCACAGGTCACTTCACAGGGTGAAATTTCTGATACGACTTTGGTGAAATTTTGTAAACCCTTCATCCTTAGATCCAAGAGATATGTTCATCTTGGCTTGATTAGCACTTGTGCATTTATACCTCACTGTATGATACTTTGCGGACCAGTTCTGGGTCTTGTGCACCAACATGAGAGTGCTTTCCGTGGAGCATTTAAGATGCTTCGGCAATTATTTACTGACTTGGATCTAAATTACATTACACAAACCAAAGAGCAATGTGACTCAAGTCCTCTTCCTTACAACAACTGCAGAGAAAGTAACGAGTTACCAGAACTTGGTAAGTGGCCGGACACAATAGCGAAGAACGAAAATAAGTTGGAAAAAACTCACACATATTTAGAAGTATATTCAAATTTGGTGGCAGCAGATACAGAATTAAGTACACATACGCCATGGTCAGCACACAAGGAGACGCTAAAAGATACATCCCAAACAGATGAAATATTGAAGTGCTTGTCCCCAGAAAAAGGCTTGATAGTTGAAGACCATGAGCTGTTCATTCAGGGTAACTCCAGTGGAAATCCTACAGCAGAAAACACTAGAACAGAAGTTTCTTTGGAAGATTTGCATGTCACAGATAATCCCAGAAAAGGGTGCGTGTCGTCCATGATACACAAGTCACTGGAGACCTGTGCCTCCCAGGGTTACTGTTCGTCAGCTGTGCCAGCAGGCTGTGTGTTGCCAGTGGGGGGCCATTTTGAGATTCTGATGCATTACTACCTTCTCAGCTATGCCAAGCAGTGCCGGGAATCGGGTGAAACCATGGTCAGTATGTTAATAGCTAGTGCGCTTTTAGGCATCCCTAAAATCCTTCATAAGCCTAAAAAGGGGAAAGACAGCTTCCCATACATATATACACGTTCTCTCCACGTGCTGCAAACCAACCAACCCATGGTAAGTGGTCAGTCAGGCTTGGAGTCAGTAGCTGGTAAGTACCAGTTACTTACTTCAGTTCTTCAGTGTTTGATAAAAATATTAAGCATTGATTTAATAATCAACATTAAGAGACAGCCTCCGAAAGTCGATGACCAAGATTCAGAAGACGAACTTTAA